In Victivallaceae bacterium, a single window of DNA contains:
- the infA gene encoding translation initiation factor IF-1: MAKKEDTIVLDGKVEELLPNMSFRVILENGMVVTAHLCGKMRMSNIRLLVGDRVTVEMSTYDLTKARVVYRHR, from the coding sequence ATGGCAAAAAAAGAAGATACTATCGTTCTTGATGGAAAAGTGGAAGAGCTTCTTCCGAACATGAGTTTTCGGGTGATTTTGGAGAACGGTATGGTCGTAACCGCTCATCTTTGCGGTAAAATGAGAATGAGTAACATTAGGCTTTTGGTTGGAGATCGGGTCACGGTGGAAATGTCTACCTATGATTTAACAAAAGCTCGTGTCGTATATAGACACAGATAG
- the tuf gene encoding elongation factor Tu, with protein sequence MSKETFQRNKPHVNIGTIGHVDHGKTTLTAAITKALAGDGLADFRDYNSIDNTPEEKARGITITASHVEYETSSRHYAHVDCPGHADYVKNMITGAAQMDGAILVVSATDGAMPQTKEHILLARQVGVPYIVVFLNKVDMISKEDAELIDLVELELNELLEEKGYKGCPIIRGSALKALEGDVDYVAKIRELMQAVDDNVPTPQREIDKPFLMPVEDVFSISGRGTVVTGRIERGVVKVSDKVQIVGLKDTRDTIVTGIEMFRKELSEGQAGENVGLLLRGVGKNDVERGMVVCVPNSVKPHSKFKSAVYILKKEEGGRHKPFFTGYRPQFFFRTTDVTGVVTLPEGNEMVMPGDNVELSVELICPVALEEGMRFAIREGGRTIGAGTVSQIL encoded by the coding sequence ATGTCAAAAGAAACTTTTCAACGAAATAAACCGCATGTCAACATAGGAACAATTGGACACGTTGACCACGGTAAAACGACTTTAACGGCCGCTATTACTAAAGCTCTTGCGGGTGATGGTTTGGCTGATTTTCGTGATTATAATTCCATTGATAATACACCGGAGGAAAAGGCGCGCGGAATTACCATCACTGCTTCTCACGTTGAATATGAAACATCCAGTCGACATTATGCTCACGTAGACTGTCCGGGTCACGCAGATTACGTTAAAAATATGATTACTGGTGCTGCGCAGATGGATGGGGCTATTTTAGTCGTGTCGGCTACTGATGGGGCTATGCCGCAAACGAAAGAGCATATTCTTTTGGCGCGACAAGTGGGTGTTCCTTATATCGTCGTATTTTTAAATAAAGTTGATATGATTTCCAAAGAAGATGCCGAATTGATTGATTTGGTGGAGTTGGAGCTGAACGAGCTTTTAGAAGAAAAGGGTTATAAAGGTTGTCCTATTATTCGTGGTTCGGCTTTGAAGGCTCTGGAAGGAGATGTCGATTATGTGGCTAAGATTCGTGAATTGATGCAAGCCGTTGACGACAACGTGCCCACTCCGCAAAGGGAGATAGATAAGCCTTTCTTGATGCCTGTTGAGGACGTATTTTCGATTTCCGGAAGAGGTACCGTTGTTACAGGGCGTATTGAAAGAGGGGTCGTTAAGGTTTCTGATAAAGTTCAGATTGTTGGATTAAAAGATACTCGAGATACTATTGTTACGGGTATTGAGATGTTTCGCAAGGAGTTGTCTGAAGGGCAAGCGGGGGAAAATGTCGGTTTGCTCTTAAGAGGTGTCGGTAAAAATGATGTTGAAAGAGGAATGGTTGTTTGTGTTCCTAACAGTGTTAAGCCGCACTCTAAATTTAAGTCTGCAGTGTATATTTTGAAAAAAGAAGAGGGAGGTCGTCATAAGCCTTTCTTTACTGGATATAGGCCTCAATTTTTCTTTAGGACGACAGATGTTACTGGGGTTGTTACTCTGCCTGAAGGAAATGAAATGGTAATGCCTGGCGATAATGTTGAGTTGTCTGTCGAGTTGATTTGTCCTGTTGCTCTTGAGGAGGGAATGAGATTCGCTATTCGAGAAGGCGGAAGGACGATAGGTGCTGGAACCGTTTCTCAGATTTTATAG
- the secE gene encoding preprotein translocase subunit SecE: MVQVHKREKESVKSKLNRWKKFSDFYGGFWDEIKRIDWTSKKDLQSYVKVVLLSVLTFGVLIYSIDLIIRKLLVGLEAVMGFIFG; encoded by the coding sequence ATGGTTCAAGTTCATAAGCGGGAAAAAGAGAGTGTAAAATCTAAGTTAAATCGTTGGAAAAAGTTTTCCGATTTTTACGGTGGTTTTTGGGACGAGATTAAGAGAATAGATTGGACGAGCAAAAAGGATTTGCAGAGTTATGTCAAGGTGGTTTTATTGAGTGTTTTGACTTTCGGTGTGTTGATTTATTCAATAGATTTAATTATTCGTAAGCTTTTGGTTGGATTGGAAGCCGTAATGGGATTTATCTTTGGTT
- a CDS encoding SufE family protein: MDFSSCIDKQTDLCRIFSKSSSQDEIYKTLISLKNRLPSFEKNKACDNNLVRGCQSNLWIYSKMENGKVFFFSKADALISAGISALFVLSYSDELPETILGCPPMFFDKLNLNNLLSPGRSNGALSLHLRMKQLVLPYLSSSKNIY, from the coding sequence ATGGATTTCAGTAGTTGTATCGACAAACAAACGGATCTATGCCGTATATTTTCAAAATCTTCTTCTCAAGACGAGATTTATAAAACTCTGATTTCATTAAAAAATCGACTGCCCTCTTTCGAAAAAAATAAAGCCTGTGACAATAACTTGGTGCGGGGTTGTCAAAGTAATCTTTGGATATATTCAAAAATGGAAAATGGTAAAGTCTTTTTTTTCTCAAAAGCGGACGCTCTTATATCAGCCGGAATTTCCGCTCTATTCGTTTTGTCTTATTCCGATGAATTGCCTGAAACCATTTTAGGTTGTCCTCCGATGTTTTTTGATAAACTGAATTTGAATAATCTTTTATCACCCGGCCGATCTAACGGTGCCTTGTCCCTACATCTCAGAATGAAACAACTCGTTCTTCCTTATTTGTCTTCTTCCAAAAATATTTATTGA